From the genome of Miscanthus floridulus cultivar M001 chromosome 10, ASM1932011v1, whole genome shotgun sequence, one region includes:
- the LOC136485042 gene encoding probable glutathione S-transferase GSTU6, with protein sequence MAGEATGGGQGLTLLGLWASPFVIRARIALNLKGLTYVYTEESLYDKSELLLNSNPVLKKVPVLIHDGKPVCESQIIVQYIDEAFPSAAGGAPILPSDPYDSAVARFWASYVEDKLYSTWVPVFRGRTAEERVEAARQVFAVLETLEQAFKECSRGKTFFGGDTVGLVDVVLGGHLGWLYATEAICGVKVVDAAKTPLLVAWAERFCALDAVKGLIPDVERLVEYNKARRAGLGLPLLLPYMELQQ encoded by the exons ATGGCAGGAGAAGCCACCGGTGGTGGCCAAGGGCTTACACTGCTTGGCCTGTGGGCGAGCCCGTTCGTGATAAGGGCGCGCATCGCGCTCAACCTGAAAGGCCTCACCTACGTTTACACCGAGGAGAGCCTCTACGACAAGAGCGAGCTTCTCCTCAACTCCAACCCCGTGCTCAAGAAGGTCCCCGTGCTCATCCACGACGGCAAGCCCGTGTGCGAGTCCCAGATCATCGTGCAGTACATCGACGAGGCATTCCCGTCCGCCGCCGGCGGCGCGCCCATCCTTCCATCTGACCCTTACGACAGCGCGGTTGCTCGCTTCTGGGCCTCCTACGTCGAAGACAAG TTGTACAGCACGTGGGTACCCGTTTTCAGAGGCAGGACGGCCGAGGAGAGGGTGGAGGCGGCGAGGCAGGTCTTCGCGGTCCTGGAGACGCTGGAGCAGGCGTTCAAGGAGTGCTCCAGGGGGAAGACCTTCTTCGGAGGGGACACCGTGGGGCTCGTCGACGTCGTGCTCGGCGGCCACCTTGGATGGCTGTACGCCACCGAGGCCATCTGCGGGGTGAAGGTCGTCGACGCCGCCAAGACGCCGCTGCTGGTGGCGTGGGCGGAGCGCTTCTGCGCGCTGGATGCTGTCAAGGGGCTGATTCCAGACGTGGAGAGGCTTGTGGAGTATAACAAGGCCAGGCGGGCCGGCCTTGGGCTGCCGCTGCTGTTGCCGTACATGGAGCTGCAGCAGTAA